GTGCACCCCGACGGCTACTTGCCCGAGCTACCCGGCCGCAGCGACGACTACTCAGCCGTGGTGGGCCTGAGCCGCAAGGTGGCCGAGGGCTGGAACTTGGATTTTAGCAGCGGCTACGGCTACAACTACCTCGACCTGCACGCCAACAATACCGCCAACCCCTCCATGGGCGCGGCCTCGCCCACCGATTTCTACGTGGGCCGCAGCGCCTTCGGCCAGAGCACAAGCGAAATCAACGTGACGCGCAACTTCGGGGGGCTGCTCGGCACCAAGTCGTTCAACCTGGCTTTCGGCGGCCAGTTCCGGGCCGACCAGTTCATCCTGGAAAAAGGCAGCCCAGAGTCCTACTTCGTGGGCGAGTTTGCCCGGCCCGCGCCCGCCACGCCCACCTCGCCCGCCCGCACGGCCAAGGCCCCCGGCTCGAGCGGCCGGCCCGGCATCGCCCCCGAAGACGAAACCGACGCCACCCGCACCAACGTGGGCGTGTACCTGGACCTGGAAAGCGACGTGAACGAGCGCCTGCTACTGACCACGGCCGTGCGCTACGAAAACTACTCCGACTTTGGCAGCAACATATCGGGCAAGTTTGCCACGCGTTTCAACGTGCTCGAAAACGTGGCCCTGCGCGGCTCCATCAACCGCGGCTTCCGGGCCCCGTCGCTGCAGCAAACCTTCAACAGCGTGACCACCTCCACCGTGCAGGCCGGCGAAATTGTGCAAACCAAGCAGCTGCGCAACAACGACCCGCGCCTGCCCGGCATTGGCATCGGCGCCCCCAAGCCCGAAACGTCGTGGAACTACAGCGCCGGCCTGGCCGCTCAGCTAGGCGATAACTTCGCGCTGACTGTCGACGCCTACCAGATTGACATCCGCGACCGTATCATCAACAGCGAGCGGCTGCTCGTGCCCCAGGGCACGACGGGCGGCACCGGCATCGAGGCCCTGCGCGTGCCCTTCCGTGGCCTGAGCGAAATCCGCTTTTTTACCAACGCCATCGACACCCGCACCCGCGGCATCGACGTGGTGGGCACGTACCGGGTGAATTTCGGTGAGCGCAGCCGTCTGAGCGCCAGCCTGGCCGGCACGCTGAACGAAACCAAAATTTCGCGTTTCGGCGCCACGCCTGCCCAGCTCCAGGCCGGCACCCCCAACCGCGTGCTGCTCATCGACACGGTAAGTATCGGGCTGATCGAACGGTCGCAACCGCGCCAAAAGGTATTGTTTTCGGTTACCTACCAACTGGGCAAGTTCAGCCTCACGCCGCGCGCCACCTACTTCGGGCCCGTGGTGGCTTACGAGAAGCCCAACAACATCCCCGCCACCGCGAGCACGCCGGCCCGGTACGTGCGCCACATCAGCCAGGAGTTTGAGGGCAAAGCTGTGTACGACGTGGCATTGGTTTACAACGTGTTCAAAGCCGTGTCGCTGACGGTAGGCGCCAACAACGTAACCAACGTGTACCCCGACCGGGTAGATGCCCGCCGCTTCGCCAGTTATTCCAATGGCGAAATTCCCTACTCACGCAACGTGGCCCAGTTCGGTTTCAACGGTGCGTATTACTACACCAACCTCTCCCTGACCTTTTAAGTAGTGAGAACTTAGAGCTTAGACTTTTTATTGAAGCTGTTTAGAAAGTCAAAAGACCGTCATGCTGAGCGAAGTCGAAGCATCTCTCCCGCTTCGC
This region of Hymenobacter sp. YIM 151500-1 genomic DNA includes:
- a CDS encoding TonB-dependent receptor, which translates into the protein MKKLLLLVLLILSGLAATAQSGKISVSGRVLDANGQAIPGATVLEKGTNNGLATNSEGMFRLDVAPDATLSFSALGFMPQQVPVNNRNTLDVQLEMSATDLNEVVVVGSRGQPRTSVRSAVPVDVLNARELQATGQVELGQQVQFTSPSFNSAKTGVNGVANYADPATLRGLSPDQVLVLVDGKRRHQFSALNLNVTVGSGTVVTDLNAVPTMAVERVEVLRDGAAALYGSDAIAGVINLGLNKSTGIVSGKVQYGITQEGDGAQYLAGANYGLKLGSDNPGYLNLTVQYQRQEQTNRSDNYVGGIYTPFPALPATPTAAQIAAENAKRAERGVYPSVGQPFKVGVYGSNQADIYQGFYNFGLPLGSAGWTVYSFGGYSRKDILAYGFFRNAQPNNVNYSPVHPDGYLPELPGRSDDYSAVVGLSRKVAEGWNLDFSSGYGYNYLDLHANNTANPSMGAASPTDFYVGRSAFGQSTSEINVTRNFGGLLGTKSFNLAFGGQFRADQFILEKGSPESYFVGEFARPAPATPTSPARTAKAPGSSGRPGIAPEDETDATRTNVGVYLDLESDVNERLLLTTAVRYENYSDFGSNISGKFATRFNVLENVALRGSINRGFRAPSLQQTFNSVTTSTVQAGEIVQTKQLRNNDPRLPGIGIGAPKPETSWNYSAGLAAQLGDNFALTVDAYQIDIRDRIINSERLLVPQGTTGGTGIEALRVPFRGLSEIRFFTNAIDTRTRGIDVVGTYRVNFGERSRLSASLAGTLNETKISRFGATPAQLQAGTPNRVLLIDTVSIGLIERSQPRQKVLFSVTYQLGKFSLTPRATYFGPVVAYEKPNNIPATASTPARYVRHISQEFEGKAVYDVALVYNVFKAVSLTVGANNVTNVYPDRVDARRFASYSNGEIPYSRNVAQFGFNGAYYYTNLSLTF